The genomic stretch TCACTGCCCTTTCAGCATCTGAAAGCTGATCGGGGTCCATACTCATCGTAGCCGTTCCAACCATCTTTTGAGCGGCTTTAATGGACATTTCCAATTGCTTCAATTCATTATAAGGTTCTGACATGTTCATCCCTCCATGTTACAAATGTTTTCTGAAATAGGGTGTCAAATAATGACCTCCTTTATGCAACGGGTCAAATTAGCAGCACTCCGACTGGCTCCGTTATTTTTCCATGCCGCTGCCCGGAAAATCACCCTCAACTTACCTTAATACCGTTATCAATGATAAACCATGCCGCCGTAATTGGCCGGATGGCCGGATTTTAACCAGACTGGTCCCCTCATTACCTCGCTTTCCGCACGGTCACAGGACGTACCGGCCTCCTTGTTTGCTTTTTGGCGCGGCAAACTCCGCTTCCATGAAGAAGATTTAATGTGTGATTTTTAGTCTTCATTTTGAGGGAGTATCACGCCTTCGGCTCCAATCAACATCAATAAATAACACGAACTTCAATACAACCGTTCATAAAAGTGTAAAAAAGGAGAAGGATAAAAAGAAAGAAATCGTAAAGTTGGTGCAAATGAATCTGACATATCATATAATATATGTATGATAAGACAAATTGAGTGGAGGTGACAAAGCGATGGAATTCGTACAGCCAATCAAAGACCAGAACAAAATTGAAGAGATGCGCAGTTACCTTGAAAGCAAATCTGCACGCGATGCACTGCTTTTTACGTTCGGAATCAACAGTGTCCTCCGGATAACTGAACTTTTAAAACTGAAGGTGTCCGATGTGATCGATGAAAATGGAACGGTAAAGGATCATTATGAAATGAGAGAACCGGCCATGGGTGCCAGGACTCATTATCCGCTTGGCAAAAATGTCAAAAAGGCGATCAAAGATTATTTGAAAGATTATAAGGGCAATCTGGACCGGCCTCTGTTCCCTTCACGAAAAGGCAATAAGGCAATCAGCCGCCAGCAGGCATGGCATATATTGAATGACGCGGCAAGGAATGCGGGAATGACAGAACGGATCGGCAACCATTCATTACGGAAGACATTCGTCTACCACGCTTATAAAAATGGTGCGGACCTGTCCTTGCTTCAGCAAATGCTTAACCACAGCAGTTCAAAAGCGACACTGCGATATATTGGCATAAGCCCGGATGAGAAACCCGGCATCGGGATTGAATTAAATTTATAAGCAGTCGAAGAGCTTTCCCTGATCAGGGAAAGCTCTTCGTGTTTTAATTACGGTCAAGGCTGTTCAGATACCAAAATACGCGGCAATAGGGCCGGCATTTTTTCCAACCGTCATATTAAAATTTCATTTCATCTACGAGCTGATGGTCTCTATCCATTACCTGGACCGATGCCGGGGAGTTTTCCCGGGCGAGTTCTTTTGCGGTGTCAACTGCCCTGTCCCTTGATATATAGCTCTGTTCGGGCGCGACATCCTCGGCTTTAACAATCCAAGCTGAAGCATCTTTATTTGGAACAACCGTGTATGTGTACATATCCAAACACCTCCTGCCAGTATTGTTCATTTTTAGAAATTCCCTTCATATCAAACGGCGAAACATGCAAAATAATGAATAATCATACTCTGTTATACAACATTTTCAACTAAGGTGAAACAGTGTGATACAGTAAAAATGTAAAAGTGACGTTTTCTGCATTTCAAACATACTTAAAATGCAAACCTAATCAGGACTGGGTCTATCAGACGTAAACATAACAACTAGAGCGGTCGTTATGTTGTATGCGCTTACAAAACATAACTTATCTGTTAATGTGAAATTATTCACATTTTATCCATACCCTTTTCCCGTGTCCAGGTCTATAATGACCTTGAAACAGAGAATAAATAGCAATCTGTAATTCAGAAGCATTCAGATGGCGCGGCGGAAGCCGCTGTTTGAATAATTAAAGACAGTCAAATGTGCCAGTCCAGCAAATAGTACGGGGATCGGCACATGAAGTCCGCTTGAAAAACAATGAATGGGGTTTACGAAGAAAGGGGCATTCCAAATGGAAGCAGTAAAACAACCAACCACGACCGCTGAGGCATGGGAAGGATTTAAAGAAGGAAAATGGACCATGGAATCAGATGTCCGTGACTTTATCCAATTGAACTTTTCAGCATATGAGGGAAAGGAAGACTTCCTTGCACCGGCTACTGACAGCACGAAACAGCTATGGGACTCTGTCCTTGAACTGATGAAACTTGAACGGGAAAAGGGCGTGCTTGATGCTGACACGAAGACGGTCTCTGCAATAACCTCCCATGAGCCGGGTTATATCAATAAAGATATCGAAAAAATAGTCGGCCTGCAGACAGATGCTCCGCTGAAACGGGCAATCATGCCTTATGGCGGCATTCGTATGGTGAAAAGCTCATGTGACGCTTATGGATTTGAGCTTGATGCGGCTGTTGAAAAGACGTTTACCGATTACCGCAAGACACATAACCAGGGTGTATTTGACGTTTATACAGGTGAAATGCTCAAAGCCCGCAAAGCCGGGGTCATCACCGGGCTCCCTGATGCATACGGCCGCGGCCGCATCATTGGCGACTATCGCCGTGTCGCCCTGTACGGCATCGACTTTTTGATGGAAGAAAGGAAAAACCATCATAAATCTCTTGAAAATGAAATGATGAACGAAGAAATGATTCGTCTTCGTGAAGAAATTACTGAACAATATCGGGCACTAAATGAACTGAAAGAAATG from Bacillus marinisedimentorum encodes the following:
- a CDS encoding tyrosine-type recombinase/integrase, yielding MEFVQPIKDQNKIEEMRSYLESKSARDALLFTFGINSVLRITELLKLKVSDVIDENGTVKDHYEMREPAMGARTHYPLGKNVKKAIKDYLKDYKGNLDRPLFPSRKGNKAISRQQAWHILNDAARNAGMTERIGNHSLRKTFVYHAYKNGADLSLLQQMLNHSSSKATLRYIGISPDEKPGIGIELNL
- a CDS encoding DUF2188 domain-containing protein, which gives rise to MYTYTVVPNKDASAWIVKAEDVAPEQSYISRDRAVDTAKELARENSPASVQVMDRDHQLVDEMKF
- a CDS encoding DUF2564 family protein, producing MSEPYNELKQLEMSIKAAQKMVGTATMSMDPDQLSDAERAVTSARLEYSEAVKASPGTDEQFFEQSMELLDRCEEQLKEAQR